The uncultured Desulfatiglans sp. DNA window CAGGATCACGATGTCGTACGTGTAATTGAGGAGATACTGCGTAGCCGTGTCGAAGTCGCGCGCTTTATAAAGGATGCACATGTTCAGGATCTCCTCGATGGTTTCGAGGACATCCGGCTCATCGTCGACCGCAAGGATCACCTTGTCTTTCAGTACGCTGCTGTCCATCATCTTGACGTATTTCCTCTTTTCCGGTCTTTGAAACAACGGTTTTCCACTTATACTACCGGCTTCGATGAGCGTTGCCTAGCAGAGATTCTCAGGCACGGGAAACCTTTGGGAGCGACCCTCCGGCGATCGAGTTCGAACTCCCCCTCGACGAAAACATCCGCTTGGTTTCCATCCGGAAACGGTCGTTTTGGCCGATCCCGGCATCCATCTCCCCTTACGCTTGTGCGGCGAGCTGCAGTCGGCTCCGCGCAGACGCCTGAATCCCTCGATATTGGCCGAACCAGGACCCGCCCCGAAGGGGTTGGGGCTGAGCCCGCCCCTTACATCCCCAGGTACCGGGATTTAATCTCCTCATTTGCGACCAGTTCCTGCGGGGAGGATTCGTGGACGATGTTTCCGCGGCTCATGACGTAAACATGATCGGCCAGGCGGGTGGCCATCTGGAAGTTTTGCTCGACCAGGACGAGCCCCATTCGCTGCTCCCGCAGTCCGGAGATGACGTCGCCGATCTCCTGGACGATCAACGGGGCGAGCCCTTCCGACGGTTCATCCATGAGGAGGATCTTGGGCCCGCTGACCAGGGCCCGCGCCATGGCCAGCATCTGCTGTTCCCCGCCGCTCAGGAAGCGCGCCTTTTGCCCTTGCCGGATTTTCAATATCGGGAAGATGCGGAAGACCTCCTCCATGGCCATCGGTTTGATCGCCGTTTCATCCCCGTAGCTGCAGCGGAAAGGGACGACCAGATTTTCGAGGACGCTCAGGGACGGGAAGATCCGTCTCCCCTGCGGCACCAAGGCGATGCCGGAGCGCATGATCTCATGCGTCGTCTTTCCCATCAATTCGGCGCCTTCCAGGAGGATGCTCCCCTTTCTCGGTTTGACAAAGGCGACGATCGAATGGATGAGCGTGGTCTTCCCCACCCCGTTGCGGCCCAGGACGGCGGCGATATTCCCTTTAGGGACCCGGATGGAAACGCCCTGCAGAATGTAACTGTCCCCGTAGTAGGTGTGCAGATCCAGAACTTCAAGCATGATGTTCACCCATACCCAGATAGACTTCCGCTACGTCCCGATTGCCTCGGATCTCCGACTCCGTGCCTTCCGCGA harbors:
- the livF gene encoding leucine/isoleucine/valine transporter subunit; ATP-binding component of ABC superfamily (Evidence 2a : Function from experimental evidences in other organisms; PubMedId : 14702302, 2195019; Product type t : transporter); protein product: MLEVLDLHTYYGDSYILQGVSIRVPKGNIAAVLGRNGVGKTTLIHSIVAFVKPRKGSILLEGAELMGKTTHEIMRSGIALVPQGRRIFPSLSVLENLVVPFRCSYGDETAIKPMAMEEVFRIFPILKIRQGQKARFLSGGEQQMLAMARALVSGPKILLMDEPSEGLAPLIVQEIGDVISGLREQRMGLVLVEQNFQMATRLADHVYVMSRGNIVHESSPQELVANEEIKSRYLGM